One Dasania marina DSM 21967 DNA segment encodes these proteins:
- the gspL gene encoding type II secretion system protein GspL, producing the protein MNNHHKHKLVIRISSLQIDEHSELQWFIFNQHQQLLLKGCDALSAINNALPEAVQASVSIHIIIPNDAVLLARVDIPSRNPRHIKQALPFAIEEFISEELENVHMALPQDLDASHGKIDVAIIKHSLLISWLDLLHHHQLIPQTMVVDTLCIPIEPQHHSVLFEGDKTLLRLGLYHGVCCESVVFNTLYSQVIAAELDENALPLLHCFHSQNSEQSVAIDYQGPQQDSHYQESSSEILAVNMLKQGTANINLLQGGYKQGQDDTNTWLVWRPAAIAAAASVALFVLVHVASASYFSWQAERIQQESVRYYKQLFPNERRVVSPKRQLQNHLRLISSGESGAFLATLAAIAAEFKPYTQSGQIAVKQLAFSQDNGLLRFELSSQTIEQLDSLKQQFSAIGIKAVIGSARAQENTVISNMTVEAQP; encoded by the coding sequence ATGAATAATCATCACAAGCACAAACTAGTTATACGCATAAGTTCCTTGCAGATAGATGAGCACAGTGAGCTGCAGTGGTTTATATTTAATCAACACCAGCAGCTATTGCTCAAAGGTTGCGATGCGCTGTCGGCAATTAACAACGCTTTGCCCGAGGCAGTACAGGCCAGTGTTAGCATACATATTATTATTCCCAATGACGCGGTGTTGTTGGCGCGAGTCGATATACCCAGCCGCAACCCACGACATATTAAACAGGCACTGCCTTTTGCTATAGAAGAATTTATTAGCGAAGAATTAGAAAACGTCCATATGGCTCTGCCCCAAGACTTGGACGCCAGTCATGGCAAAATAGACGTAGCCATTATTAAACACAGCCTGTTAATTAGCTGGTTGGACTTATTGCATCACCACCAGCTCATCCCGCAAACTATGGTGGTGGATACGCTGTGTATACCAATAGAGCCACAACATCACAGTGTATTGTTTGAGGGCGATAAAACATTATTGCGCTTGGGTCTATACCACGGCGTGTGTTGTGAGAGTGTGGTTTTCAATACGCTATATTCTCAGGTTATAGCTGCGGAGTTAGACGAGAATGCGCTGCCGTTGTTGCACTGCTTTCATAGTCAAAACTCAGAGCAGTCCGTCGCTATTGATTACCAAGGGCCGCAGCAGGACAGCCATTACCAAGAGAGCAGCAGTGAGATTTTGGCTGTGAATATGCTCAAACAGGGCACAGCCAATATTAATCTGTTACAGGGGGGCTATAAGCAGGGCCAGGACGACACTAATACTTGGCTGGTATGGCGGCCAGCTGCCATAGCGGCAGCAGCCAGCGTAGCGTTATTTGTGCTGGTGCATGTAGCCAGTGCTAGCTATTTTAGTTGGCAGGCTGAGCGCATACAGCAAGAGAGCGTGCGCTATTACAAACAGTTGTTCCCTAATGAGCGCAGGGTGGTTAGCCCTAAGCGGCAATTGCAAAACCATTTGCGTTTAATTAGCAGTGGTGAAAGCGGGGCCTTTTTAGCCACCTTGGCGGCTATTGCTGCTGAATTTAAACCCTATACTCAATCGGGCCAGATTGCGGTTAAACAGCTGGCCTTTTCACAAGATAATGGTTTGTTACGCTTTGAATTGAGCAGCCAAACCATTGAGCAATTAGATAGTTTAAAACAACAGTTCTCCGCTATAGGTATTAAAGCGGTAATAGGTTCTGCTAGGGCACAGGAAAATACTGTGATTAGTAATATGACCGTGGAGGCACAGCCATGA
- the gspK gene encoding type II secretion system minor pseudopilin GspK — MYRRQQQGVALISVLLVFALITVLAADMLAVNYRDIKKTQHQFSSKQAYYYALAGEELARQLLYRDMKKQDGSDGFKDNWAQPLESYQIDQGTMTIELIDLQSRFNINNLLADSDTINPSYVQAFKQLQSQLDTNPDITAALLDWLDSNQQLSAGGAEDIAYSNKTRPYVTANQPLYDNTELRLLEGLSYQAYTELAEQVSTLPRGSKINLNTATAKVLKAVLPSLNESELDQIKQLQNQGGLAAIATWLQQPFGHKLKNQAALFSVNSEYFEVQVKSLYDGRVARLSTTLYRNANKSEITTMKRHNE, encoded by the coding sequence ATGTATAGGCGTCAGCAACAAGGGGTTGCCTTAATTAGTGTGCTGCTGGTGTTCGCCTTAATAACGGTACTAGCTGCCGATATGCTGGCGGTTAATTACCGCGACATCAAAAAAACACAACATCAATTTAGCAGCAAGCAGGCCTATTATTATGCGCTAGCGGGTGAGGAGCTGGCCCGGCAACTATTGTATAGAGATATGAAAAAGCAAGATGGCAGCGACGGTTTTAAGGATAATTGGGCGCAGCCCTTGGAGAGTTATCAGATTGACCAAGGCACCATGACCATAGAGCTTATCGATTTACAAAGCCGTTTTAATATTAATAATTTGTTGGCCGACAGTGATACGATAAACCCGAGCTATGTGCAGGCCTTTAAACAATTGCAGAGCCAGCTAGACACTAATCCCGATATTACCGCAGCCTTATTAGATTGGCTGGATAGTAATCAGCAACTCAGTGCTGGCGGCGCCGAGGACATAGCCTATAGTAATAAAACTCGTCCCTACGTCACTGCCAATCAGCCGTTATACGATAACACCGAGCTGCGTTTGCTAGAGGGTTTGAGCTATCAAGCCTATACCGAGCTGGCAGAGCAAGTAAGCACCTTGCCGCGGGGCAGTAAAATCAATCTCAACACCGCTACCGCCAAGGTATTAAAAGCGGTGCTGCCCAGTTTAAATGAGTCTGAGCTGGATCAAATTAAGCAACTGCAAAACCAAGGAGGCTTAGCAGCTATAGCCACTTGGTTACAACAGCCTTTTGGTCACAAATTAAAAAACCAGGCAGCATTATTTTCGGTTAACAGTGAGTACTTTGAGGTGCAGGTAAAAAGCCTTTATGATGGGCGGGTTGCTAGACTTAGTACCACCCTCTATCGCAATGCCAACAAGAGCGAAATCACGACGATGAAGCGCCATAATGAATAA
- the gspJ gene encoding type II secretion system minor pseudopilin GspJ, with translation MPWAASDRSQSSQQGLTLIEVLIALSIFALIGLGSGRLLSAVIASQKVNEAHSQQLATLQRSMAVIDRDIQFFAQRPIRAGADQLDSLVLAQDYSLEFSRAGWRNPLMLERSQLQRVAYDVGYHPHRDDVNSPYYQSNVRFLRRHYWPHMDRVERSQAPMSQALIANVEAFTVQAISDQGMHKQWPLSDSNTDEDAPVLKGLNINITLKTTGLLSRVYRLN, from the coding sequence ATGCCTTGGGCAGCAAGTGATCGTTCGCAGTCTAGCCAGCAAGGCCTGACTTTAATCGAGGTGTTAATAGCGCTAAGTATCTTTGCCTTAATCGGGCTGGGTTCGGGTCGTTTGTTGAGTGCGGTAATCGCCTCGCAAAAGGTCAATGAAGCGCATTCACAGCAGTTGGCCACGTTACAACGGAGCATGGCTGTGATCGATAGAGACATACAGTTTTTTGCTCAGCGGCCAATACGGGCAGGGGCCGATCAGCTAGATAGCTTAGTGCTGGCGCAAGATTATAGCTTGGAGTTTAGCCGTGCAGGCTGGCGCAATCCGCTAATGCTGGAGCGCAGCCAACTACAACGGGTTGCCTACGATGTCGGTTATCACCCGCACAGGGATGATGTTAATAGTCCTTATTACCAGAGTAATGTGCGTTTTTTACGACGCCATTATTGGCCACATATGGACCGCGTGGAGCGCAGCCAAGCGCCTATGAGCCAGGCCTTGATTGCCAATGTGGAGGCCTTTACCGTGCAGGCGATCAGTGATCAGGGTATGCACAAACAATGGCCATTAAGTGATAGCAATACGGACGAAGATGCACCCGTGCTCAAGGGCTTAAATATCAATATTACCCTCAAAACCACGGGCTTACTGTCCCGTGTTTATAGGTTGAATTAA
- the gspI gene encoding type II secretion system minor pseudopilin GspI, whose product MRLNKRGFTLLEVLVALAIFAISALAISRQIGNGHIQQQQLAYKTSAMLIAENEVAVLMLNEQWPALGRDEKRLQWAGLDWQLKREVTATSEPWLRQITVSVGLLDTPGDLVNLVSYRGRY is encoded by the coding sequence ATGAGGTTGAACAAACGCGGCTTTACCTTATTAGAAGTGCTAGTGGCGCTGGCCATATTCGCAATTTCTGCACTGGCGATCAGTCGCCAAATAGGCAATGGCCACATTCAACAACAACAGCTGGCCTACAAAACTAGCGCCATGCTGATTGCCGAAAATGAAGTGGCTGTGCTAATGCTCAATGAGCAGTGGCCAGCACTGGGCAGGGATGAAAAGCGGCTGCAATGGGCAGGGCTGGATTGGCAGCTAAAGCGCGAGGTAACTGCTACCTCTGAGCCTTGGCTGCGGCAAATTACGGTGAGTGTAGGCTTGCTTGATACCCCCGGCGACTTGGTGAACCTAGTAAGTTATCGAGGACGCTACTAA
- the gspH gene encoding type II secretion system minor pseudopilin GspH gives MRLRTQGFSLLEILLVLALLGILLGLFSANLSPSPQQQLNREAKRIQAVLQFAADEAVMQGLELALALPEQGYQILRFNPQELAWEALSDKAFLVHELPEGMRLDLSLQDQALSDNERQQLNRLKKQQSNGLPAPMVLLLSSGELSAFELRLSMAAINAESIIYSDGYSGVTLR, from the coding sequence GTGAGGCTAAGGACGCAGGGTTTTAGCTTATTAGAAATCTTACTGGTACTGGCTTTACTGGGTATTTTGTTGGGTTTATTTAGCGCTAATTTAAGCCCCAGCCCACAGCAACAATTAAACCGCGAAGCAAAACGCATACAGGCGGTACTGCAATTTGCCGCTGACGAAGCGGTAATGCAAGGCCTAGAACTGGCCTTGGCGCTGCCCGAGCAAGGCTATCAAATATTACGCTTTAATCCGCAAGAACTGGCTTGGGAGGCGCTCTCTGACAAGGCCTTTTTAGTCCATGAGTTACCCGAAGGTATGCGTTTAGATTTGAGTTTGCAGGATCAAGCCCTTAGCGACAATGAGCGCCAGCAATTGAACCGTTTGAAAAAACAACAGAGCAATGGTCTACCTGCACCGATGGTTTTATTACTGAGCAGCGGTGAGCTTAGCGCGTTTGAATTACGCCTAAGCATGGCGGCAATTAATGCAGAAAGTATCATCTATAGTGACGGTTATAGCGGAGTGACGCTGCGATGA
- the gspG gene encoding type II secretion system major pseudopilin GspG codes for MGLQKGFTLIEIMVVVVIISVLIGLVAPNILGRVDEARVTAAKADIGTLEQALDMYRLDNHHYPSTDQGLQALIVQPTGEPQAKFWRPEGYLKKSQLPKDPWGGDYQYLSPGSSGAYDLYSLGADGREGGEAYDADIGNWDIQ; via the coding sequence GTGGGTTTGCAAAAAGGTTTTACATTAATTGAAATCATGGTGGTGGTGGTTATCATCAGCGTGTTAATAGGTTTGGTAGCGCCCAATATTTTAGGGCGGGTGGACGAGGCCAGAGTCACAGCGGCCAAGGCCGATATAGGCACGTTGGAGCAAGCTCTGGATATGTATAGATTAGATAATCATCACTACCCTAGTACTGATCAGGGGCTGCAAGCCTTAATCGTCCAGCCCACCGGTGAGCCACAGGCCAAATTCTGGCGTCCAGAAGGCTATTTAAAGAAATCACAACTACCGAAAGACCCTTGGGGTGGCGACTACCAATACCTCAGCCCTGGCAGTAGTGGCGCCTATGATCTTTACTCCCTCGGTGCCGATGGCCGCGAAGGCGGTGAGGCTTATGATGCGGATATAGGGAATTGGGATATTCAGTGA
- the gspF gene encoding type II secretion system inner membrane protein GspF translates to MAAFSYTALNLQGKQSKGVLEGDSSRQIRQQLREQQLTPLEVRPLAHNKGDSPGRQYQRSPKLSVADLAMVTRQLATLVQASLPLEEALNTVARQTERAKVRGVILSVRAKVLEGHTLASGMADYPQAFPALFRATVAAGEHAGHLDLVLNKLADYCENSYASRQKALLALLYPVLLFIMAVAIVAGLMAFIVPDVVEVFVGQGQQLPALTRGLIASSDFIVDYGLLLLLLLIVAIACFKLALNKPGFRLWVDKQLLHFPLVKRLTRGGNCARYASTLSILTTSGVPLVDAMHIAAQVMANSFLKQRVMAAAQQVREGGSLHRSLEQCGYFPPMMVHMIASGELSGELDSMLGRVADHQQKELDNLIATLVGFFEPVMLLFMGGAVLIIVIAILQPIFDLNTLI, encoded by the coding sequence ATGGCTGCCTTTTCCTATACCGCATTAAATCTACAAGGCAAGCAATCGAAAGGCGTGTTAGAGGGCGATAGCAGCCGTCAAATTCGCCAGCAGTTGCGCGAGCAGCAATTAACCCCGTTGGAGGTACGGCCGTTAGCCCACAATAAGGGCGATAGCCCAGGGCGGCAATACCAGCGCAGCCCTAAACTAAGCGTGGCAGATTTAGCCATGGTTACCCGCCAACTAGCCACGCTGGTGCAAGCCAGCTTACCGCTGGAAGAAGCGCTTAATACCGTGGCTAGACAAACCGAGCGGGCGAAAGTGCGGGGTGTCATCTTATCGGTGCGCGCTAAGGTGCTTGAGGGGCATACTTTAGCTAGCGGCATGGCGGACTATCCCCAAGCCTTTCCTGCGTTGTTTCGCGCGACCGTGGCCGCCGGCGAGCATGCCGGACATTTGGATTTAGTACTCAATAAGCTGGCTGACTATTGCGAAAACAGCTACGCCTCTAGGCAAAAAGCACTGCTGGCGCTGCTATACCCGGTGCTGTTATTTATTATGGCCGTGGCCATCGTGGCAGGGTTAATGGCCTTTATCGTTCCCGATGTGGTGGAGGTGTTTGTCGGCCAGGGTCAGCAATTACCGGCGCTCACCCGCGGTTTGATTGCCAGCAGTGACTTTATAGTGGACTACGGTTTGCTGCTGCTGTTACTGCTGATCGTTGCCATAGCCTGTTTTAAATTAGCCCTTAATAAACCCGGCTTTAGGTTGTGGGTAGATAAGCAGCTACTGCACTTCCCCTTAGTTAAACGCCTCACCCGTGGTGGTAACTGCGCCCGCTACGCCAGCACCTTATCGATATTAACTACCAGCGGCGTACCCTTGGTAGATGCTATGCACATAGCCGCACAGGTAATGGCCAATAGCTTTTTAAAACAGCGAGTGATGGCTGCAGCTCAGCAGGTGCGTGAAGGGGGCAGTTTGCATCGGTCCTTAGAACAATGTGGTTATTTTCCCCCCATGATGGTGCATATGATAGCCAGCGGTGAGCTTAGCGGTGAGTTAGATAGTATGCTGGGCCGGGTTGCCGATCATCAACAAAAAGAATTAGATAATCTCATCGCCACCTTAGTAGGTTTTTTTGAGCCGGTTATGTTGCTGTTTATGGGAGGGGCGGTATTAATCATAGTGATAGCGATACTGCAGCCTATTTTTGATCTCAACACATTAATTTAA
- the gspE gene encoding type II secretion system ATPase GspE, with amino-acid sequence MADQNQAFQNIPFAYAKKNAVFVKPGVQQRAQVCHKNPLPLMVYAELRRNFSGGFDCHLLNSADFDQQLAAAYERDSSEAMQMVENLGDEIDLASIANAVPEAEDLLEQEGDAPIIRLINAVLAEAVKENASDIHIESFEKRLVIRFRIDGVLREAVEPKRELAPLLVSRLKVMARLDIAEKRIPQDGRISLRVGGREIDIRVSTMPASNGERVVLRLLDKQAGRLNLKSLGMPKHLHKSTAHLLRKPHGIILVTGPTGSGKTTTLYAGLAEINDASRNILTVEDPIEYNLEGIGQTQVNVKADMTFARGLRAMLRQDPDVVMVGEIRDIETASIAVQASLTGHLVLSTLHTNTAIGAITRLRDMGIESFLLASSLVGVLSQRLVRVLCEHCKQPQQPSVLEREFLGELLTADKVIYGPVGCDECNHLGYSGRQGIYELLIVDEPLRELIHADANESVLIKHVRQHAPSIRSDGRQRVLAGITTVEEVIRVTHEE; translated from the coding sequence ATGGCAGATCAGAACCAGGCTTTTCAAAACATCCCCTTCGCCTATGCAAAAAAGAATGCCGTCTTTGTTAAGCCCGGGGTGCAGCAGCGCGCACAAGTTTGCCATAAGAACCCCTTGCCGTTAATGGTGTATGCCGAGTTGCGGCGCAATTTTAGCGGTGGCTTTGATTGCCATTTACTTAATAGCGCAGACTTTGATCAGCAATTAGCTGCCGCTTATGAGCGTGACTCTTCTGAAGCCATGCAAATGGTAGAAAACCTCGGTGATGAAATAGATCTGGCCAGCATAGCTAATGCCGTGCCCGAAGCAGAAGACTTGCTAGAGCAGGAGGGCGATGCACCCATAATACGGCTGATTAACGCGGTATTAGCCGAGGCGGTTAAGGAAAATGCCTCCGATATACATATAGAGAGTTTTGAAAAGCGGCTGGTAATACGCTTTCGCATCGATGGTGTACTGCGTGAGGCGGTAGAGCCCAAACGCGAGCTGGCGCCCTTGCTGGTATCGCGCTTAAAGGTTATGGCGAGGCTGGATATAGCCGAAAAACGCATCCCGCAAGATGGCCGTATCTCTCTGCGGGTAGGCGGCCGCGAAATCGACATACGTGTTTCCACCATGCCCGCCAGTAATGGCGAACGGGTAGTGTTGCGCTTACTGGATAAGCAGGCCGGGCGGCTCAACCTTAAATCGCTAGGTATGCCCAAACATTTACATAAAAGCACGGCCCATCTATTGCGTAAACCGCACGGTATTATATTGGTGACGGGGCCTACCGGCTCGGGTAAAACCACCACCTTGTATGCGGGCTTAGCTGAAATTAACGATGCCTCCCGCAACATACTGACGGTCGAAGACCCCATAGAATATAACCTAGAGGGCATAGGCCAAACCCAAGTTAATGTAAAAGCCGATATGACCTTTGCTCGCGGCCTGCGCGCCATGCTGCGACAGGACCCCGATGTGGTCATGGTAGGGGAAATACGCGATATAGAAACCGCCAGCATAGCGGTGCAGGCCAGCCTTACCGGGCACTTAGTGTTATCCACTTTGCATACCAATACCGCCATAGGGGCGATTACCCGCTTGCGGGATATGGGCATAGAGTCCTTTTTATTGGCCTCCAGCTTAGTAGGGGTGTTATCCCAGCGCTTAGTACGGGTGCTGTGCGAGCACTGTAAGCAACCGCAACAGCCCTCGGTATTAGAGCGTGAATTTTTAGGGGAGCTGCTTACTGCTGACAAGGTTATCTATGGGCCTGTGGGTTGTGATGAATGCAACCACTTGGGCTACAGTGGCCGCCAAGGTATTTACGAACTGCTGATAGTCGATGAACCACTACGGGAGTTAATTCACGCCGATGCCAACGAATCTGTACTTATCAAGCATGTGCGCCAACACGCCCCCAGCATACGTAGCGACGGTAGGCAGCGGGTACTGGCAGGCATTACCACCGTTGAAGAAGTGATTCGCGTCACCCACGAGGAATAA
- a CDS encoding type II secretion system protein N — MNINLQHYLATTQHKALARYSAYLLLLITLSAIAIEVYSGLQLSSHSQASAAPVKAGKPISMTNYSAAIVDAALFGSSNLNQLSDIELPKTKLQLILRGAFTASDPSKASAIVEGGDQKAKHYKIGSVLFGQTTLKAVYSDRVILSTNDNLETLYFPASTSDSIDNSNSPAANSGSQLSDEKRKQLIQQRLEELRKRVKR, encoded by the coding sequence GTGAACATAAACTTACAGCATTACTTGGCAACAACACAGCATAAAGCACTAGCCCGCTATAGCGCTTACCTGCTGCTATTGATCACCCTATCGGCTATCGCCATAGAAGTGTATAGCGGCCTGCAACTAAGCAGCCACAGCCAAGCCAGCGCCGCGCCAGTAAAAGCCGGCAAGCCTATTAGCATGACCAACTATAGTGCCGCCATTGTTGACGCCGCTCTATTCGGCAGCAGTAACCTCAACCAGCTCAGCGATATAGAACTACCCAAAACCAAGCTGCAACTTATTCTTAGGGGTGCGTTTACGGCCAGTGACCCCAGCAAAGCCTCCGCCATTGTTGAAGGCGGTGATCAAAAAGCCAAGCACTATAAAATAGGCAGCGTATTATTTGGCCAAACAACATTAAAAGCGGTGTACAGCGATAGAGTGATACTCTCCACTAATGACAATCTTGAGACGCTGTATTTTCCCGCCAGCACCAGTGACAGCATAGACAATAGTAACAGCCCCGCTGCCAACAGCGGCTCCCAGCTCAGCGATGAAAAAAGAAAACAGCTGATCCAACAAAGGCTGGAAGAATTACGCAAGCGCGTTAAACGATAA
- the gspD gene encoding type II secretion system secretin GspD, with amino-acid sequence MFKYRTQLFALLCSSLLLLNASWAEDKLRMNMRDADIRALIQWVADNTGKNIVVHKDVKGNVTVISPEPLSSKDAYQVFLSVLDVHGYAAIDTEQALKIIPKNIATSGLALAKNSGSNADMVVSVIKIHNISAAKLLGSLRPLISKEAVISANPDSNSLIIADHYSTITHIRKLIAELDQAGDSEIELVKLKFANAADILNSLQSLVPATSGESQQLSLSMDERSNSLLIAGEASKRAQIKKLVAQLDTELMGDGNTQVIYLHYVDAKEMVPILKSLSSSIQSDKKESNSAISIESSVTTNALIINAPPAMLTTMKRVIQQVDIRRAQVLVEALVVEVSGDVGEDLGISWVSEDLSAVGDGLAGAVNTLGDLSAGGEVDGQFIPGRGMTFGYFNNGDLQAAIRALDATTKANILSTPTVVAIDNEEASLLVGQNVPFITGQSTGNASSTNNPFTTIERKDVGISLVVTPRINRGDSITLEIKQKTESIAPSLASASDLITNKREIITKALIKDGQMLVLGGLISDELTEKQEQVPILGSIPILGALFRSTSTDHVKKNLMVFIHPVILKDDQHINEITQRRYQFMQDLRARSQKQQWQHELKSNTQMDDFSTFKPSTPTM; translated from the coding sequence ATGTTTAAATACCGCACTCAGCTCTTCGCCCTGCTATGCAGTAGCCTGTTACTACTCAACGCTAGCTGGGCCGAAGACAAGCTACGCATGAATATGCGCGACGCCGATATACGCGCCCTGATTCAATGGGTGGCGGATAATACCGGCAAAAATATCGTGGTACATAAAGATGTCAAAGGTAATGTCACGGTTATTTCCCCCGAGCCGCTATCAAGCAAAGATGCCTACCAAGTTTTTTTGTCAGTGCTTGATGTACACGGCTACGCCGCAATAGATACCGAGCAAGCCTTAAAAATCATCCCTAAAAATATAGCCACCAGCGGCCTAGCCTTAGCCAAAAACAGTGGTAGCAATGCTGATATGGTGGTAAGCGTTATCAAAATCCACAATATTTCTGCAGCCAAACTACTAGGCAGCTTGCGCCCCTTAATCAGTAAGGAGGCCGTTATAAGCGCCAACCCCGACAGCAACAGCCTGATTATAGCCGACCACTACAGCACGATTACCCATATACGCAAACTCATTGCCGAATTGGACCAAGCTGGCGACAGTGAAATTGAATTGGTAAAACTCAAATTTGCCAACGCCGCTGATATTTTAAATAGCTTGCAGAGCCTAGTGCCCGCCACTAGCGGTGAGAGCCAGCAACTGAGCTTATCGATGGATGAGCGCAGCAATAGTTTATTAATTGCTGGCGAAGCCAGTAAGCGCGCGCAAATTAAAAAGCTGGTAGCGCAGCTGGATACGGAATTGATGGGCGATGGCAACACTCAGGTGATCTACCTGCACTATGTGGACGCCAAAGAGATGGTGCCTATTTTAAAAAGCCTGTCCAGCAGCATACAAAGCGATAAGAAAGAAAGTAACAGCGCCATTAGCATAGAGTCCAGCGTCACTACCAATGCGCTAATTATTAACGCCCCCCCCGCCATGCTCACCACCATGAAACGGGTGATACAGCAGGTGGATATACGCCGCGCCCAGGTGCTGGTGGAAGCGCTGGTAGTGGAAGTCAGCGGCGATGTCGGCGAGGACTTGGGCATATCTTGGGTTAGCGAAGACTTAAGCGCTGTAGGCGATGGCTTGGCCGGCGCAGTCAACACATTAGGTGACCTCTCTGCCGGTGGTGAAGTCGACGGCCAGTTTATTCCCGGTCGCGGCATGACCTTTGGTTATTTTAATAACGGTGATTTACAAGCCGCTATACGCGCGTTAGACGCCACCACCAAGGCCAATATTTTATCCACCCCTACCGTGGTCGCCATAGATAATGAAGAAGCTTCTCTATTAGTAGGCCAAAACGTGCCCTTTATTACCGGCCAATCCACCGGTAACGCCTCCTCTACTAATAATCCTTTTACTACTATAGAACGCAAAGATGTGGGCATTTCTTTGGTGGTCACGCCACGCATCAATCGCGGCGACTCCATCACTCTGGAGATTAAACAAAAAACCGAAAGCATTGCCCCTTCACTGGCCTCGGCCTCAGATTTAATTACAAACAAGCGTGAAATTATTACCAAGGCGCTGATTAAAGATGGCCAAATGCTGGTGTTAGGCGGGTTAATTAGCGATGAGCTGACAGAAAAGCAGGAGCAAGTACCGATATTGGGTAGCATTCCTATTTTAGGTGCCCTGTTTAGAAGCACCAGTACCGACCATGTTAAAAAGAACTTAATGGTATTTATCCATCCCGTTATTTTGAAAGATGATCAACACATCAACGAGATCACTCAGCGGCGCTATCAGTTTATGCAAGACCTTAGAGCGCGCTCGCAAAAACAGCAGTGGCAGCATGAGTTAAAAAGCAACACCCAAATGGACGATTTCTCTACTTTCAAGCCCTCTACACCAACTATGTAG
- a CDS encoding substrate-binding periplasmic protein: protein MRPTYLQYLVILLSAFYSLHSMADEVTIVSDRWYPFNGIPNAPDPGYMIEMARYGLSRGGHTLNYQIMSWQNSMDLVRQGKKNCIVGAYKSDAPDFIYSQQHQAVDRMAFYIRADEAWHYQKSDSLHNKRLGVINGYAYQRELDVYIANNTNDSQVKKAKGKYALENNLLDLIAGRLDVVLGSEIVIERTLKKQHWQQQIQLADYATPPSKIYIACSPKLPSSIAYLELINQGIEELRSTGQLQSLLMKYQMTDWHGIEALDQ from the coding sequence ATGCGCCCCACCTATCTTCAATATTTAGTCATCTTACTAAGCGCTTTCTACAGCCTGCACAGCATGGCTGATGAAGTGACTATAGTCTCTGATCGCTGGTACCCCTTTAATGGCATACCTAACGCCCCCGACCCTGGCTATATGATAGAAATGGCCCGCTACGGCCTAAGCAGAGGCGGCCATACGTTAAATTATCAAATCATGTCCTGGCAAAATTCTATGGACTTAGTACGTCAAGGCAAAAAAAATTGCATTGTAGGCGCCTATAAAAGTGACGCCCCCGACTTTATATATTCGCAGCAACACCAGGCCGTGGACAGAATGGCATTTTATATACGTGCTGATGAGGCCTGGCACTACCAAAAAAGTGACTCCCTGCATAATAAACGCCTAGGTGTCATCAACGGCTACGCCTATCAACGCGAGCTAGATGTCTATATTGCAAACAACACTAACGATAGCCAAGTTAAAAAAGCCAAAGGTAAATATGCCTTAGAAAACAATTTATTGGATTTGATTGCAGGCCGCTTAGATGTGGTGCTGGGTTCTGAGATAGTCATTGAACGAACGCTGAAAAAACAACACTGGCAACAGCAAATACAACTTGCCGATTATGCCACCCCGCCCAGCAAAATATATATCGCCTGCTCACCCAAACTCCCGTCTTCCATAGCGTACCTAGAATTGATTAATCAAGGTATTGAGGAGTTAAGAAGTACCGGCCAGCTGCAAAGCCTGCTAATGAAATATCAAATGACAGACTGGCACGGTATAGAGGCGCTGGATCAGTAA